The following proteins are encoded in a genomic region of Sparus aurata chromosome 11, fSpaAur1.1, whole genome shotgun sequence:
- the LOC115591869 gene encoding dipeptidyl peptidase 9-like: MHRVKRLKTEDRSEDDKDSVTETLAGMTGVDELSDSTEVVEMEDVNPTQFQVEKHTWDGLRKIIHNSRKHTGVVINKAPHDFQFIQKDETSPHSHRIYYLGMPYASRENALLYSDIPKKIRKDALLVLSWKQLLDHFQASPHHGGLSREEELLRERKRLGVSGITSYDYHRPSGLFLFQANSSLYYCRDGGNNSFITSPMEPFEIKSQSSGTRMDPKICPGDPNFIGFINNNDIWVTSIQTNEERRLTFCHKGIDNPKEDTKSAGVATFVTQEEFDRFTGYWWSPAAREESDGGKTLQILYEEVDESEVEIIHVPSPALEERKTDIYRYPRAGSKNPYITLKIAEIRTDNLGQIVSTQDKELAFPFSSLFPEAEYITRAGWTKDGRYAWVVMMDRRQQHLQLVLLPPELFIPVPKDKTSRQESLEALGDRVQPFIIYQETSDIWINVHDIFYPFIQTSDDEITFITVNESKTGFCHLYKITSVLQRGNYDWAKGYNHSNDDFKCPVKEEVTVTSGDWEVLANHGAKRSSSPQIWVDEAKKLVYFQGTKDSPLEHHLYVVSYDSPGEIVRLTKPGFSHSCSVSQTFDMFVSHYSSLTTSPCVHIYKLNGSDDDPLHKEPQFWASMMESSGFPFDSTPPEIFSFTGKSGFDLYGMLYKPQNLVPGRKHPTVVFVYGGPQVQLVNNSYKGVKYLRLSTLASLGYVVLVIDGRGSCQRGLKFEGAVKDKMGQVEIDDQVEGLHYVADKYKFVDLSRVAIHGWSYGGFLSLMGLIHKPDIFKVAIAGAPVTLWMAYDTGYTERYLDTPEKNQKGYEACSVALHVDKLPNEPNRLLILHGFLDENVHFFHTNFLVSQLIRAGKPYSLQVYPNERHSIRCPESGEHYEITLLHFLQQNL; the protein is encoded by the exons ATGCACAGAGTAAAGAGGCTGAAAACTGAAGACAGATCAGAAGACGACAAGGACAG CGTCACAGAGACACTGGCAGGCATGACGGGGGTGGACGAGCTCTCGGACAGCACAGAGGTGGTGGAGATGGAGGACGTGAATCCCACCCAGTTCCAGGTGGAGAAGCATACATGGGACGGCCTGCGGAAGATCATCCACAACAGCCGCAAGCACACAGGCGTAGTCATCAACAAGGCGCCACACGACTTCCAGTTCATCCAGAAGGACGAGACCAGTCCGCACTCCCACCGCATCTACTACCTTG GAATGCCTTATGCCAGCAGGGAAAATGCTTTACTCTACTCAGACATTCCCAAGAAGATCCGCAAAGATGCCCTGTTGGTTTTGTCGTGGAAACAGCTGCTGGATCACTTCCAG GCCAGCCCTCACCATGGGGGCCTCTCCcgagaggaggagctgctgagagagaggaaACGTTTGGGGGTGTCTGGCATCACCTCCTACGACTACCACCGACCCAGCGGCCTCTTCCTGTTCCAGGCCAACAGCAGTCTGTACTACTGCCGTGATGGTGGAAACAACAGCTTCATT ACTTCTCCTATGGAGCCTTTTGAGATTAAGAGCCAGAGTTCAGGCACACGCATGGACCCAAAGATCTGCCCCGGGGACCCCAACTTTATCGGCTTCATCAACAACAATGACATTTGGGTGACCAGCATTCAGACAAATGAAGAGAGGAGGCTCACCTTCTGCCATAAAG GTATTGATAACCCAAAGGAGGACACCAAATCTGCCGGTGTAGCTACTTTTGTCACACAGGAAGAGTTTGACCGCTTCACTGGATACTGGTGGTCACCTGCTGCTCGTGAGG aATCAGATGGCGGAAAGACTCTGCAGATTCTGTACGAGGAGGTGGACGAGTCCGAGGTGGAGATCATTCACGTTCCATCTCCAGCTTTGGAAGAGCGCAAGACAGACATCTACAGATACCCACGCGCAG GCAGCAAGAATCCCTATATCACTCTCAAAATAGCAGAAATAAGGACAGACAATCTCGGCCAA ATTGTCAGCACACAGGACAAGGAGTTGGCTTTTCCTTTCAGCAGCCTGTTTCCTGAGGCCGAATATATCACCAGAGCCGGTTGGACCAAAGACGGCAGATA tgcgtgGGTGGTCATGATGGACAGACGGCAGCAACACCTCCAGTTGGTTCTGCTGCCTCCAGAACTCTTCATTCCAGTACCTAAGGACAAGACCAGCAGGCAGGAGAGCCTGGAGGCTCTCGGAGACCGCGTTCAGCCCTTCATCATCTACCAGGAAACCAGCGACATCTGGATCAAT gTCCACGACATCTTCTATCCATTCATCCAAACCAGCGACGATGAGATCACCTTCATCACAGTGAATGAATCAAAAACGGGTTTCTGTCACCTGTATAAGATCACCTCGGTGTTACAGCGGGGCAACTACGACTGGGCCAAAGGATATAATCACTCTAATG atGATTTCAAGTGTCCAGTCAAAGAGGAGGTGACAGTAACCAGTGGGGACTGGGAGGTGCTGGCCAATCATGGAGCGAAG CGTTCATCCAGTCCTCAGATTTGGGTGGACGAGGCGAAAAAGCTGGTTTACTTCCAGGGAACCAAAGACTCTCCTCTGGAGCATCACCTCTATGTAGTAAGCTACGACTCGCCCGGTGAAATCGTCCGACTCACCAAACCCGGCTTCTcccacagctgctctgtgagccag ACCTTTGACATGTTCGTCAGCCATTACAGCAGTTTGACCACGTCTCCCTGTGTTCACATCTACAAACTGAACGGCTCGGACGATGACCCGCTGCACAAAGAGCCTCAGTTCTGGGCGAGCATGATGGAGTCTTCTG gtTTTCCCTTCGACTCCACTCCTCCAGAGATCTTTAGCTTCACAGGGAAGTCGGGCTTCGATCTGTACGGCATGTTGTACAAACCACAGAACCTGGTCCCCGGCAGGAAGCATCCCACCGTCGTCTTTGTCTACGGTGGTCCGCAG GTCCAGTTAGTGAATAACTCTTATAAAGGAGTGAAGTACCTGCGGCTGAGCACACTGGCGTCTCTGGGCTACGTTGTGCTGGTCATCGATGGGCGGGGTTCCTGTCAGCGAGGACTCAAGTTTGAAGGAGCTGTGAAGGACAAAATG GGGCAGGTGGAGATTGACGACCAAGTGGAGGGTTTGCACTACGTAGCTGACAAGTACAAGTTCGTGGACCTGAGTCGTGTTGCAATCCACGGCTGGTCGTACGGAGGCTTCCTGTCTCTTATGGGCCTCATCCACAAACCCGACATCTTCAAG gttgCCATCGCAGGAGCTCCAGTGACGTTGTGGATGGCCTATGACACAGGCTACACAGAGCGATACTTAGACACGCCTGAGAAAAACCAGAAGGGATACGAGGCTTGTTCTGTTGCGCTGCATGTCGACAAACTCCCCAACGA GCCCAACAGATTGCTCATCCTGCACGGGTTTCTAGATGAGAATGTGCACTTTTTCCACACCAACTTCCTCGTGTCTCAACTCATCCGGGCAGGGAAGCCGTACAGCCTGCAG GTTTATCCCAACGAGCGACACAGCATCCGGTGTCCAGAGTCCGGAGAGCATTACGAGATTACACTGCTGCACTTCCTCCAGCAGAACCTCTGA
- the LOC115591871 gene encoding angiopoietin-related protein 4-like produces MKMPQLLILLLTILVHAAAGFPTDRRALPGRDKHASWDDVNVVAHGLLQLGQGLKEHVDKTKAQMRDVNTKLKALNGTVADLERRQQEQDEALKARSKEVEERERLVAELAEEVRVKAEEVKRQSEDVQTRMERLEEKVDEVPVVDSNISDHTGVSFIQRLMQSQNRRIDQLVEKIKQQQDKLEKQSLHLQTLQSKVGHKRVKSHRRRDEETVLRGEAEHSITGLARDCHDLFEQGQRASGVYMIQPEGTQPFNVLCEMTSEGGWTVIQKRLDGSQNFNQLWESYKRGFGSLNGEFWLGLENIHSLSKQGQYVLQVELSDWEGQQQQQQAARYRFQLAGEQEKFSLHLQEEASSGSQEKIMSTEESGLPFSTADRDNDLAADVNCAELLSGGWWFNSCGNSNLNGRYPRRPSVVRPQQSRRRGMFWTSSKGQNVSLKTTLLKIKPATIKQ; encoded by the exons ATGAAGATGCCACAGCTCCTCATCCTCCTGCTGACCATCCTGGTGCACGCAGCAGCCGGTTTCCCCACGGACAGGAGAGCTCTGCCGGGCCGGGACAAGCATGCCTCCTGGGACGACGTGAACGTGGTGGCTCACGGCCTCCTGCAGCTGGGCCAGGGTCTGAAGGAGCACGTGGACAAGACCAAAGCCCAGATGAGAGACGTCAACACCAAACTGAAAGCCTTGAACGGCACGGTGGCCGACctggagaggaggcagcaggagcAAGACGAGGCTCTGAAGGCCAGGAgcaaagaggtggaggagagggagaggctggTGGCAGAGCTGGCCGAGGAGGTGAGGGTGAAGgcggaggaggtgaagaggcaGAGCGAGGACGTCCAGACCAGGatggagaggctggaggagaaggtggatgAGGTGCCAGTCGTGGACAGCAACATAAGTGATCACACAGGAGTCTCGTTTATCCAG AGGCTGATGCAGTCTCAGAACAGACGCATCGATCAGCTGGTGGAGAAAATCAAGCAGCAACAGGACAAACTGGAAAAGCAGAGTCTGCACCTGCAGACACTGCAGAGCAAG GTTGGACACAAGAGAGTCAAATCACACAGACGGAGAGACGAAGAGACGGTGCTGAGAGGAGAGGCGGAGCACAGCATCACAG GTTTGGCCCGAGACTGCCACGATCTGTTTGAACAAGGGCAGCGAGCCAGCGGCGTCTACATGATCCAACCGGAGGGCACACAGCCCTTTAACGTCCTCTGTGAAATGACTTCAG AAGGTGGATGGACCGTCATCCAGAAACGTCTCGATGGATCCCAGAACTTCAACCAGCTGTGGGAGAGCTACAAGAGAGGCTTCGGCAGCCTGAACG GTGAGTTCTGGTTGGGCTTGGAGAACATCCACTCCCTCTCAAAACAAGGCCAGTAcgtcctgcaggtggagctctCTGATTGggagggacagcagcagcagcagcaggcggctCGTTATCGATTCCAGCTTGCGGGAGAGCAGGAGAAGTTCAGTCTccacctgcaggaggaggctTCATCCGGCAGTCAGGAGAAAATAATGTCGACCGAAGAGTCTGGTCTTCCTTTTTCCACGGCCGACAGAGACAACGACCTCGCTGCAGACGTCAACTGTGCTGAGCTGCTCTCAG GCGGTTGGTGGTTCAACAGCTGTGGTAACTCGAACCTCAACGGCAGATATCCCAGAAGGCCGAGCGTGGTCAGACCGCAGCAGTCCAGAAGACGAGGGATGTTTTGGACGTCCTCAAAGGGACAAAACGTCTCTTTGAAGACAACTCTGCTGAAGATCAAGCCTGCCACGATAAAACAATGA